From Scytonema millei VB511283:
CGTTATCTATTTCAAGATGAGCCAGTTGAAGTATTCGCTATCAGTGCTAGCAAGCCAGAATCGCGCTTTCAGGAAGTAGCAGAAATGCACAGCGTTATTTTGCGGTTTCCCGAAGATCGGTTAGCGACGTTTACTTGTAGCTTCGGTGCTGCTCCCGTGGCGAACTATCAGATTGTTGGCACAAAAGGAGATTTGAGGCTAGATCCTGGTTATGACTTTCAAGGAGCGCTGACGCACTACTTGACAATCGATGGCAAAACTCAGGAACGGACTTTTCTACCCACCGATCAGTTTGCCGCAGAATTAATTTACTTTGCTGACTGCATACTACAAAATAAAGATCCAGAGCCATCAGGGATTGAGGGTTTAAACGATATTCGGATTATCCGCGCCCTCGATCGCGCTGTTGAAACTGGTAGTCCTGTAAAGTTAGGCAAGCTAGAAAAGCAACAACACCCCTCAGCCGCTCAAATTATCGAGCGTCCGCCGATTCAACAGCCAGAGCTAATTCATGCTGCCGATCCTTCAGGAAAGTCTTAAGGATTAGTCATTGTGTCATTGTGTCATGACTTGTGAAAGACTAATGAAAAACCTTTGAAACCTGCGCAGGCAGGTTTTATTTGTGTAGTCGCGATTTCTAATCGCAGGAGTGCTTTTGTACCGTCCTACTAAATTTTTAGAGTTAAATGCAATATTTTATACCAATAAGTCAAACTGCTTTAAAGACTGAAAACGGTTGTTGTGCAAAGCTTTAAAAACTGATATGGCTGAACGAAATCGAGCGCTCTTGGTGACAATATAACACTCGTGTAATGCGATTGTAAGACTGAAGCGCGAAAAGATAGTGCTATCTGCCGATCCCGATCGCTTCCGATCGATAAAATAGAGTAGCGATCGCTTATGATAAAAGTCATATTTCTGCAAATATTGCTAAACTCTTGATAGTATCATAATCAAGGCATAGTTGGTTTACAGCGCAAACAGCACGCATATAGATGAGAAAAGACGTTTATGCTCAAGAAGCATAATTTCAATTATCAATAAAAAATAGAGTTGTTGCGATTAGTAAAAATTGCTACTTAAATTTTCTTCAACTACGCACACAGTTTTTTTTAAACTTCCTTTTCTCAGAATTCTATTACAAATCATCAGAAAAGCTTGGCAAACATCTAAGCATTATTCTGGAAAATAGCAAACTCTGCCTGTAGTGATTAAGTAGAGTAGCCTTTACATCATATTTTGTCATGCAGTTAGCTAATCGCGTTGCAATTCCACTGCGGACTCTGACTTTACCCGAACAAACCCCCGAGAAACCAAGGATTATAGTATTTCACTCTACAGGCTCTTCAAATTCACAATTATCACGTCCTCACTCTCATACATTTTTTGAACTTTTTTTTGTTGAAGAGGGTGAAGGTTGGTATTCAATAGGCGATCGCCCTATTTGGGCTAAACCTGGCGATCTATTTTTACTTCCTCCTGGTGAGGTTCACGATCCGAGTGGACTCGATGATGCAACTAAGTGGGTTGTTGGTTTCAGTGCCGAAGCTCTTCACCCTGCCCGTGCTGAAGCCGATATGCTCTTAATGTTACCCGATCGCCTGCTGAACTCATTTGTTCACACTGAAAATGCCCAAACCAAGCATTATTATGTACCAACTGAGATCCGATCGCGCTGGTTAATTCTACTGGGACAACTCAAAAGCGAACTTTGCGATCGGGGATTTGGTTTTACCGAAGCAACTCGCGCTCTATTAATTCTATTACTGATAGAAACTGCTAGACTCGCTGCATCTGAACTACCTGAATCAAAAAAATCTTCGCCTCAAACTCGCCCAATAGTAAAACAAGTTTTGGGCTTTATTGATGCTAATTATTGCAACTCCATTGGACTGCAAGAAGTGGCTAAGGCAGTTAATCTTTCTGCCGCTTATTTAACTGACATGATCCGCCGAGAAACTGGCAAAACCGTACTGAGTTGGATTGTCGAACGTCGCATGACAGAAGCTCGTCGCTTGCTTTTAGAAACCGATCTGGCGGTAATTCAAATTGCCGAAGCAGTAGGCTATTGCGATGCAGGTTATTTCATTCGCCTATTTCGGCGACTGAACGGCACAACCCCTCAAGCATGGCGAGTTATGTATCGCGGCTAGTATAAAAGGCAAAAGTTAAAAGTTTAATACATGCGTAGGGGCGCACATCTGTGCGCCCCTACAGATCTAGGTACCTCATTCAACTGAGAATGCCTATAATTTAATTCAATAATTTGAATGTAAAGATTTTTTCCCATTGGCATAAATTCAGTCAATTTGATTGAGTATCACTACGAACATAAAACATTAAACTACAAATCTCTTCGTAAGAAACAAGACAAAAAAAACAACCAATCGCACAAAAAGAATGTCCATTGATGTTCGAGTTTATCTTACATACACTAATAAACATAGAACAAATAGAACTGAGGCGATCGAGCGACGTGACGTAGTCAAACAATCGAGATGTATGGACATAGTTCTACTTAAAACTTTCTCCAATTAATGCTCTAGTTTGAAAAAACTGAACTAGAGATTTTGTGAATAGGAGTTTGGGATTTCTGCATTGCATCGATCGCAATTTAGAGAAATCGACACGTTTCTTGAGAATTTAAATAGCGCAATTAGCCCTAAATCGAGGACAAAAACAATGAGACAATTTACAATTAGTACGACCCTAATGGGTAACGTAACTGAAATTAGAGAGCAAGAAGCTGCCTTTCATATTAAATGCAGAAGTGGTGACGAACTAGTCGTCAATGTGGGTAGAGAAACCCAATTTCAGTTTGTACAAAATTTAGATGGAATTAATCGCGATCGCTATCCAACTCCCGAAGGTTTCGAGAGAAACCCATCGCAGTTAGTTAAAAAGTATATTAAGCCCGATCGCTTAGTTGTCGTTCAAGGCGTTTATCTAGAAGACGATCCCCATCGTCGCCTTGATGCACGAATGATTAATGTTTTGCATACCCCTGAAGGAAAATTTCTATTCGAGCAAACGCATTGGTGGTTGGTTCAAATTGCTCGTTTAGCTGATACTTGGTTAGGTTTCTTATTTCCCAATAAGATGACTTATGAAATTGATGATTTCAAACTGTATCAGACTAATTTAAACATTATCGGTTTGCGTACTGATGATAACTTGCAAGAAAGTTCGACGCTATCGCGATTGATCTACGGTCTCTCTTCAGCTTACCTACTCACTGGATGCGAAAGCTATTTATCAGCGGCGCGTGCAGGAGTTCAGTATCAAAGAGAAACTTTTCGCGGCTTAACGAGCGATGGCAAACATTGTTTTTGGGCATCCGGTAAGCGCAAGACAGATTACAGCTATCAACTGTACATGACATCGCAAAATAGTGACGATCTCAATACAATTCCGCTCTACGAACAAATATATGCCTTAGCTGGATTAGCTCAATACTATCGAATTACCCTCGACTGGGAAGTACTAGATGATATTCAACGAACAATTCGTACTTTTAACGATTACTATCTAGATTTTGAATCGAAGTATGGCGAGAATGCTTTTGGAGATTACTTCTCACACCTCGATTATGCAACCCTAAGTTGGGATAATGAGGCGTTAGGCGACAATCAAGCGAGGAAAAATTGGAATTCTATTGGCGACCATATTCCAGCTTATTTGGTCAATCTCATATTAGCTCTTGAGCCATTACCAAGAACTTGTGGCAACTTTGAAGAACTTCAGAAGTTTTTAAATATCTGCAAAAAGATTCTCCATACGACCAGCACGATTATCATCGAGCAGTTTCCCGATCCAGATTCGAGCATACCATTTGTAAACGAGAGGTTTTTCCGCAACTGGCAACCAGACCAATCTTGGCGCTGGCAGCAAAATCGTGCCGTGATTGGACACAACTTAAAGATTGCCTGGAACTTGACTCGCGTTGCCAATTACTACTACTTTGCGGCTGAAAGCTCTAGAGCTGAAAACCCAGAAGCGGCAGAGCCAACAAAACAGTTTGCCGATAAGTTGATGAAACTAGCGGATAAATTAGGCTCGACAATGGCTGAGATTGGTGTCGATCTATTCCGAGGCGGAATTTTTGATACCGTAGAGCGCCACCCTACCAACGGATTCTCACTAGAATTCCCTTGGAGCAACACAAAAGACTTTTGGCAACAAGAACAAGCTCTCTTAGCCTACTTAATTCTGCATGGTTGCAGCAATGAAGATGAAACACAAAAGCAGAAGTATTTAGAACTTGCTCAAGAGACAGCCGCTTTCTGGAATTTATTCTTCCTCGATCAAGACAGCAAAGGGATCTTTTTCCGAGTCACCGAAAGCGGAATGCCCGTAATTCAAGGTGGTTATGGGAATAAAGGCGGACACGCGATCTCCGGCTACCATGCCTTCGAGCTAAATTATTTGGCTCACATCTATATCAGTTCTTACGTCACGAAACAACCTTTCTGCCTCTACTTCAAACCTAATAAAAATTGTCGGCAGCGCTCTATTAATGTCTTACCTGATTTTGTCAGACCTCATAGCTTGCAAGTTAGCCGCATCAGCATTGATGGTAGCGATCGCGATGATATCGATCCCGATAACTTCCGAATTAATCTGAGCGAAAAAGAATTTCAACTTGGTTCGGAAGCAGAGATCGTCGTACAACTGAAGCCTTTAAGCGCGTAGGAGCAAACAAATGACTGCGAGAATGCTTGAAGGCAAGAAAATCGCCGTACTGGTTGAAACTGAATACATCCCTTACGAGATCGAAGCATATCAAACACGCTTTGCCGAACTAGGTGCAACCGTCCATTTAATGTCTCGGTTGTGGGATCAGCCCAGCGCTCGCTTTGCCGCTGATGTCGATAGCGTCGAAGTAGCAGATCGGATTAACAGGCAAGAAACGTCCCTCGCAACATTGGAAGTCAACATCGACTTTCAAAACGTAGAGATCAACGAATATGCAGCCGTGATCGTGGCTGCAAATTACACCAGCGTCCGCCTACGGTACTTTCAACCCCCACAGGGACAACAAATCAGCCCAGAACAGACTCGCACGGCTCCAGCAGTCCAATTCTTCGCTCAAGCAATGGCGAATCCCAAAATCATCAAAGGGCTACTGTGCCACGGGTTATGGTTGCTGACACCAATGCCAGAGCTACTGAAAGGACGGCGGGTGATTTGCCACGAAGTTGTCTTAGCAGACATCACAAATGCAGGCGCAATTTACGTGCCACCCCCTCTGGATTCCGAGCCAAACGATCCCCAAAACATTGTGGTCGATCGCGACATGGTAACGGGACGAGCAGGACATGACGTTAACGCATTTATCGATGCGATCGCGACTCAAATCAAACAGAATTCGGGAGTCGGGAGTTGTAGGGGCGGGTTTAGCAAATAGATCTCTAACTGAGACCGAAAATCTCGGGTCAAAACCCGCCCGTACGGGAGTCAGAAGTCGTAAGTCGTAAGGATTTCACGCACCAATTACCAATTACCAATTTAGAGGTTCCAATGACTAAAAAGATTTTGATTATTCTATCCGAATGGGGTTACTGGGGCGAAGAATTGATCGGTCCCCTAGAAACTTTCGATGCTGCTGGATATCAAGTGGACTTTGCAACTCCAACAGGCAAAAGACCTGTAGCCCTCACCCCTAGCATGGATGCTACATTCGTCGATCCGCCTTTAGGTCGTCCTGTTGTTTCTCAAGAAATGGCAGAGAAAGTCCGCGCTATAGACGACCCCAACAATCCCCGCTTAAATAATCCAATCAGCTTGAGAGATTGGCTACCTGAAAGACCTTATTGGAGTTCTCCTAAATTTCTGCGGGAAATGGAAGCATATTATCGCAGGCTTGAGGAAATTCGCGAGCAAGATTTGAGCCAATACGATTCGATGTTAATCGTCGGTGGTAGCGGTCCTCTAGTGGATTTGGTCAACAACCAAAGAGTCCACGACCTAATCCTCAACTTCTATCAAATGGATAAACCCATTGCTGCCGAATGTTATGGCGTTCCCTGCCTTGCCTTTGCCCGCGACATCAACGATCGCAAAAGCATTATCTGGGGCAAGCACGTTACAGGTCATTGTTTGGAATATGACTACAAAGACGGTACGGGATTTATGGGAACGAACGTCAATCCTAGCTTAGGCGATATTAACTTCGGTCCTCCGTTCTATCCGCTAGAGTATATTCTGCGCGATGCCACGGGACCAGAAGGGCAATTCCACGGTAACGTCGGGCATGAAGTTTCAGTCATTGTCGATTACCCCTTCGTCACAGGTCGTTCCACCCCAGACTCCTATGCCACTGGTCAGCGGTTAGTGGAAGTTCTGGAAAAGGGATTGAGACGATACGGCTGGTAGCGGAAGAGGACAAGGGAGACAAGGGAGACAAGGGAGACAAGGGAGAAATTACAGGTTACTGGTCACTGCTCCCTGCTCCCTGCTCCCTGCTCCCTCTCTAGAAGGAAAAAATCA
This genomic window contains:
- a CDS encoding AraC family transcriptional regulator, encoding MQLANRVAIPLRTLTLPEQTPEKPRIIVFHSTGSSNSQLSRPHSHTFFELFFVEEGEGWYSIGDRPIWAKPGDLFLLPPGEVHDPSGLDDATKWVVGFSAEALHPARAEADMLLMLPDRLLNSFVHTENAQTKHYYVPTEIRSRWLILLGQLKSELCDRGFGFTEATRALLILLLIETARLAASELPESKKSSPQTRPIVKQVLGFIDANYCNSIGLQEVAKAVNLSAAYLTDMIRRETGKTVLSWIVERRMTEARRLLLETDLAVIQIAEAVGYCDAGYFIRLFRRLNGTTPQAWRVMYRG
- a CDS encoding AGE family epimerase/isomerase, which translates into the protein MRQFTISTTLMGNVTEIREQEAAFHIKCRSGDELVVNVGRETQFQFVQNLDGINRDRYPTPEGFERNPSQLVKKYIKPDRLVVVQGVYLEDDPHRRLDARMINVLHTPEGKFLFEQTHWWLVQIARLADTWLGFLFPNKMTYEIDDFKLYQTNLNIIGLRTDDNLQESSTLSRLIYGLSSAYLLTGCESYLSAARAGVQYQRETFRGLTSDGKHCFWASGKRKTDYSYQLYMTSQNSDDLNTIPLYEQIYALAGLAQYYRITLDWEVLDDIQRTIRTFNDYYLDFESKYGENAFGDYFSHLDYATLSWDNEALGDNQARKNWNSIGDHIPAYLVNLILALEPLPRTCGNFEELQKFLNICKKILHTTSTIIIEQFPDPDSSIPFVNERFFRNWQPDQSWRWQQNRAVIGHNLKIAWNLTRVANYYYFAAESSRAENPEAAEPTKQFADKLMKLADKLGSTMAEIGVDLFRGGIFDTVERHPTNGFSLEFPWSNTKDFWQQEQALLAYLILHGCSNEDETQKQKYLELAQETAAFWNLFFLDQDSKGIFFRVTESGMPVIQGGYGNKGGHAISGYHAFELNYLAHIYISSYVTKQPFCLYFKPNKNCRQRSINVLPDFVRPHSLQVSRISIDGSDRDDIDPDNFRINLSEKEFQLGSEAEIVVQLKPLSA
- a CDS encoding DJ-1/PfpI family protein codes for the protein MTARMLEGKKIAVLVETEYIPYEIEAYQTRFAELGATVHLMSRLWDQPSARFAADVDSVEVADRINRQETSLATLEVNIDFQNVEINEYAAVIVAANYTSVRLRYFQPPQGQQISPEQTRTAPAVQFFAQAMANPKIIKGLLCHGLWLLTPMPELLKGRRVICHEVVLADITNAGAIYVPPPLDSEPNDPQNIVVDRDMVTGRAGHDVNAFIDAIATQIKQNSGVGSCRGGFSK
- a CDS encoding type 1 glutamine amidotransferase domain-containing protein codes for the protein MTKKILIILSEWGYWGEELIGPLETFDAAGYQVDFATPTGKRPVALTPSMDATFVDPPLGRPVVSQEMAEKVRAIDDPNNPRLNNPISLRDWLPERPYWSSPKFLREMEAYYRRLEEIREQDLSQYDSMLIVGGSGPLVDLVNNQRVHDLILNFYQMDKPIAAECYGVPCLAFARDINDRKSIIWGKHVTGHCLEYDYKDGTGFMGTNVNPSLGDINFGPPFYPLEYILRDATGPEGQFHGNVGHEVSVIVDYPFVTGRSTPDSYATGQRLVEVLEKGLRRYGW